AACATGGCAAATGAGGAACCACAGCTTCAGGAGACCACGGGGTGGAGTTAGCAGTTACCAGTTACCAGTCATCAGTCATCGGTGACCTGATTTTTGCACTTATTTGCACCTTATTACACCTTTCTGCACTTTTCTGCACCACTTTTGGGTACGCCCAATGCAATAGTTGAGGGTTTAAAGTTGAGGTGAAACTTTACCAAAGGTTTACCATTTCTTTACCAGATTCGGGATTTTGGCAGTAGCCGGGGGCATTTGCCCGCGAAACATGCTCATCAACGCGAATCGGGACGCCAGCCCGACTCACATCGGTCACCATCTCAGTGCCTGATCTTTTCATCATCGCCTTTCTTTCAGGAGGGGTTTCATGGTTCCCTCCAGGTTGTCCCTGGCACACAAGGCCAAGGGACCGGTTATCAGTTGTTAGTTCTTGGTTATTCGTTGAGTTTTAATAGATCCCTTCCTCACCGAGAAAGGCCCGGGCAACCGGGGACTACTGGCCCGCCACCGGAGGGTTTTCGCCGGTCAAGCAACGCGACACGGCCGCGTCGATTGACGGTATAACATATACGCTATTCCGGGATGGAAGGCAATGGAGAAAATTAAAAAAAGAGGAAATTTTTGCAGAAAAATGAGAGGCCGGACATGGCAGAAAGATTCGCTGGCATAAAAATTGGAACCCAATTCTTTTGCAGAAAAATATGTCGGCAAAGATGGGAGGCTGGACATGGCTATTAAAGTAAGATTATTTGCTTGAAAAGTCTACAGTCATCCCTTATCTACATTGCGTCACTGTAGTTTAAACCAGTGTTATGAACAAGTCGTTTGCGAGAGTTTTGGTGGTGATCTTGCTGATTTCGGCAGGGATTTTTGCGTATTTCACCTGAAAAAAAGGTGAACCAAAACGTCAAAGCCTGGTCGCGCTGATGGAACTTCAGTCGTCTTTAACTGCGCAGGATCCTTCGAAAATTCTTTCCCTGATCCAGCTTCCCAATGCGGTTGTGAATCGCACGCCATCGGAACAATCTGAATTTCTGCGCAAGGCATTGGCGGATGAAGTGACTCCTGAAGGCATTGAGAAATTGAAAAGTCAGGGGCAATTTGGTGCGTTAACGAATTTATTTCCCAAAGAGGCATCAGGGTGGGCCAAGCAGGCCGGCGTGCGCCCGGAAGAGTGCCTGGCATGGCGGCGGGATGATCCAACGGGATTCCGGGCTGAGGTGGTGGTGTGCACCAATGCGATGTTCAGCCCCCGGCCGGGCATGAATATCAACTCTTACCGGATCGTGAGGTGTAACAATGTGCGGTGATATTCATATCCTTTGGGCCGGGACAATATCAGGGTCACGACGGAGCGTGACCCTCCAGGAATTGAATTTTTTATGAAACAAATTTTTTTATCGTTTCTGAACGGTTTACCGATCTACCTGCTGCTCTTGTTGCCCTTGGCGTCGGCGTCTGCCGCCACGTTCAATGGGGCGGCCTCCATCAAGGTAGACGACCCGAACAATGCGCTCACTTCCACCAGCGGCGTGTTCACCGTCTCCTGCTGGGTGCGAATCGCCATCCCGTCGTCGGTCAACCTTACCGAAAACATGGTGATCCTTATGGACCGCACGGATGGCAATGAATCCGCCAATTACTCGTATCAGATTCGGTTCAATTACCAGAATGGCCGGCTGGAATTTCTTTCGAAAGGTGCTACGAGTTCCACGACCAATACCTTGATTGCCAATCCCTATCTCGAACGCTGGTATCATCTGGCGGTGGTGCGCAACGGCACGTCTCTGACCACTTATGTTGATGGTCGGCAGATTTCCAACATTACCGGACTCAATCTGGGTAGCACCACCGGATCAGGGCTTTCCATCGGCGGCATCAACGGCAACGCGCGGTTATTTTATGGCGACATTAATGAAGTGGCGATTTACCGAAAGGAACTGCTGCTAACCTACATCCAAGCCAACATGTTCAAGGATCAAACTTCTGCTGATTACATCGTCGGGTATTACAAACTGGGGTATTCAACCAATTCTGCCGATAATTACCGTAACTTTGTCCCCGTGCCGTCTCCCAGCACCAGTCCCGCCGCCAAATTGGGCACTGGGACCATTGATTTTGAGGAAACCGACCAAGCGGGCGAGCAATCCGCTTTCGATTCCCGGAAGAACAAGGGCGCGGATGCCATCGCTCCAATGTCCGGATCGTTCTCATGGAACCAGACGGCCATGGCGCGTGGGACACCTGGGATCGCCTTTGAATTTGCTTATGGATACAGCAGCGCCACGCCCACTCAGCCGCCGGCTGATGGCAGCACTGATCCCTATGACCCTCGTACTTTGAGCCGCTCTTGGCGACATACGTTTGAAACCCGTATCATGCCCGATTCCTCCTCCAGCACTCGCCGCTTAGTCACTTGGGATGGAGGTATTGAAACCTGGGTGAAGTCTAATAATGTATGGCAAACCCAGCATCGGGAGTATCGCGGAGAACTTGTCATTTTGGCGGACAGCAGTGATTATGAATGGACCACTCCCAATCGTTTGGTCTATCACTTCCGTGATCCAACTTTGGACTCAGCCGACCCCGATTTCATGATTTCCGGACGCTTAACCCAAATCCGTGATTTTAACTCTAACAGCGTGCAGATCGTTTGGAACAAGAGCCAGGGATACGTGGATCAGGTCATTGATACGGCAGGCGTCGCTTGCCAATTCCGCTACGATGCGTTGCGCAACCTCCTCACCAACCTATCCTATTTGGGATGGCAGGTGAATTTCACCTACGACGCCACCAACCGTCTCGTCGCCAAATCCCTCACCAACACCTCCGGCCTGTACACGCCCGTCAACACCACCTGGCAATTCAGCTACAACAGCGGCAACGGCTTGCTGGAGCGGATCACCGATCCGCGCAGCAACAGCGTGCTCTATGTGCAATACGACAAGTATGGCCGCAAGACCAACGAGGTGGATGCTATCAGCCGCCGCGTCATGACCGAGTACGGCGTCCCGGCCAAGCGCCAGATTCGCATCACCGACTCCGAGAATTACCAGTGGCTCACCACCCTGGATCGCAAGGGCCGCCAGGTGGCCGGCGCCGATCCGTTAGGCAACACTACCCGTGCCACTTTTGACGATGCAGGCAACCAGGTCAGCACCACCGACGCGCTGGGCAACACCACCCTCATGACCTACGACTCCCGCGCTAACGTGGTTGCCAGGACCAACGCCCTCGGGGAAGTTACCCGCTGGGTTTACCATTCCTTCTTCAACAAGGCCACCCAGACCATCACCCCGCAGCCGCTCAATGTGACCGGCAGCCCGACGTGGACGAACTCGTATGTCCTGGACGATGCCACCGGCAATTTGCTGCGACATTACGATAGCCTTGGCACCCTGGTCACCTATGCGTACACCACCAACGGCCTGGTCAGCACTTCCACCGACGCCAATGGCAATGTCTCCCGGATGTTCTACGATACCAACGGGTTTCTCGCCCGGAGCGTGGACCCCGCCGGTTACACCTCCGGCATTGCCAACAACGAACTCGGCTGGGACCTGGCGGTCACCAACGCCCTGTGGCAGGTGGTCACCTCCAGCTATGATCTCAATGGCAACGTGGTGCGCGCCGTGGACCCGTTGAACCGGGTGGTGCAAAAGACGATTGACGCCGCCGGCAACGTCACCGCCCAGTCCGACGCCAAGGGGCAATGGACCTATTTCAGCTACGATGCCGCCAATCAAAAGACCCAGATGGTGGACCGCGCAGGGTTCAAGTGGAACTTCACCTATACTCCGCGTGGCAAACCATATACCGTGACCGACCCGCTCACCAATTCGGTCACCAGCTATTACGATGCCGCCCTGCGCCTGACCAACGTCGCGGATGCCTTCGCCAACGCTGCCAAAACCGAATATGACGCCAATGGCAACGTGACCGCCGTGATTGACAAGGTCGGCCAGCGCTGGACCAAGACCTATGACCGTTTGAACCGGGTGGTCACCGAGTCCGATCCCCTGGGGAACACCAAGACCACCACGTATGACGTGGCCGGACGTGTGACCCAGGTCACCACGCCCAACGGCAATCCCACGCTGAATTATTACGATGGCCGGGGACGCCTGCGCAAATGGGTGGATGCGGAGAACAACCCGTGGCAATACGTCTATGACGGCAACGCCAACATCACGGACATCATCGACGTCTTGGGCGGCCACTACCTCATGAGCTACAGCAACCGCAACGAGCGGGTGACGGAGCGGAACCAGGACAATTTCTTGTGGCGCTACCAATACGACGAACTGCTCCGCCTCAAGCGACAGACTGATCCGAACGGCACCACCCGGACGCTCGATTACGACGCCGGGGGGCGCATTCTTTCTGTCGCCTTCAACACCGGGCGGATCAACTCCTTCGCCTACGACGACAACAACAATCCCCAGGTCCTCTCCCGATCCGGTTCCGGCCCGGCCACGATCAGCCAGCTCGATTTTGACCTGCTGGACCGAGTGCGGGAATACCGCGATACCTTTGGGAAGCGCATCCAGTACCAGTTCGATCCGCGCGGTCTCATCGCCTCCCTGACCTATCCCGACGGCAAAATCCTCACCAACCGTTTCGACGCCATCGGTCGCCTGACCAACCAGGTGTTCAACGGCCTGTTTACCAACACCTACGCCTTCGATAAAGCCGACCGCCTGATTCAGCGCAGCTACCCCAATGGCGTCGCCCAAACCAACACCTTCGACGAAGCCGGCCGCATCACTGGTCTTAATTACGCAGCGGTCAGCGGTCAGACGTCAGCGGTCAGTATTGCTCTGAGCTACGCGTATGATCGAAACGGGAACAAGACCGCCTCCACCGAAAAGGGCACCCTGCGTTGGTCCATGCCCACCCTCACGGATGAAACCGCCCGCTACACGGCATCAGGACGGCTGATTGACCGACAAATCAA
Above is a genomic segment from Verrucomicrobiota bacterium containing:
- a CDS encoding LamG-like jellyroll fold domain-containing protein, which encodes MKQIFLSFLNGLPIYLLLLLPLASASAATFNGAASIKVDDPNNALTSTSGVFTVSCWVRIAIPSSVNLTENMVILMDRTDGNESANYSYQIRFNYQNGRLEFLSKGATSSTTNTLIANPYLERWYHLAVVRNGTSLTTYVDGRQISNITGLNLGSTTGSGLSIGGINGNARLFYGDINEVAIYRKELLLTYIQANMFKDQTSADYIVGYYKLGYSTNSADNYRNFVPVPSPSTSPAAKLGTGTIDFEETDQAGEQSAFDSRKNKGADAIAPMSGSFSWNQTAMARGTPGIAFEFAYGYSSATPTQPPADGSTDPYDPRTLSRSWRHTFETRIMPDSSSSTRRLVTWDGGIETWVKSNNVWQTQHREYRGELVILADSSDYEWTTPNRLVYHFRDPTLDSADPDFMISGRLTQIRDFNSNSVQIVWNKSQGYVDQVIDTAGVACQFRYDALRNLLTNLSYLGWQVNFTYDATNRLVAKSLTNTSGLYTPVNTTWQFSYNSGNGLLERITDPRSNSVLYVQYDKYGRKTNEVDAISRRVMTEYGVPAKRQIRITDSENYQWLTTLDRKGRQVAGADPLGNTTRATFDDAGNQVSTTDALGNTTLMTYDSRANVVARTNALGEVTRWVYHSFFNKATQTITPQPLNVTGSPTWTNSYVLDDATGNLLRHYDSLGTLVTYAYTTNGLVSTSTDANGNVSRMFYDTNGFLARSVDPAGYTSGIANNELGWDLAVTNALWQVVTSSYDLNGNVVRAVDPLNRVVQKTIDAAGNVTAQSDAKGQWTYFSYDAANQKTQMVDRAGFKWNFTYTPRGKPYTVTDPLTNSVTSYYDAALRLTNVADAFANAAKTEYDANGNVTAVIDKVGQRWTKTYDRLNRVVTESDPLGNTKTTTYDVAGRVTQVTTPNGNPTLNYYDGRGRLRKWVDAENNPWQYVYDGNANITDIIDVLGGHYLMSYSNRNERVTERNQDNFLWRYQYDELLRLKRQTDPNGTTRTLDYDAGGRILSVAFNTGRINSFAYDDNNNPQVLSRSGSGPATISQLDFDLLDRVREYRDTFGKRIQYQFDPRGLIASLTYPDGKILTNRFDAIGRLTNQVFNGLFTNTYAFDKADRLIQRSYPNGVAQTNTFDEAGRITGLNYAAVSGQTSAVSIALSYAYDRNGNKTASTEKGTLRWSMPTLTDETARYTASGRLIDRQINNTSVTSNQLAVIGYQYDASGNMTNASGNGQSWTLTYDEDNRTTSVLWDSGIVTKAITNRYDSLGRRVAKTVDGQEQRYVLDLAGKMERILCDVTASGVITAWYVHGPDLCFRIDATTNLLCYHADAQANIIALTGANGTNTALYAYTPYGRSLVSTNFVPSTINSQPYTFVGSQGVMEEVPGLFFMRARYYSADAGVFLSTDPVKNIGPGWQSTIMSYAKNNPTLYIDPTGNRSVWNWAGDMVGIAVGGLIILGGISVCGTGAGALVGVPVIAFGLGMTGASMADIIHPINDGISDAHTVKNEALSDMQKADQDAKNMAPNGYVTAVTAFNQQTPKTTVIQQQTSTEYIAQKAEEKRQQEEVARKQLEQQTQKAKPTKKKSYKNAADYAASLNMNTSKMTATQLQTNQRAYDLRSTIETGDTSRKITQADVDKFNSVFK